In the Heterodontus francisci isolate sHetFra1 chromosome 8, sHetFra1.hap1, whole genome shotgun sequence genome, one interval contains:
- the LOC137372723 gene encoding putative ferric-chelate reductase 1 — MGLYIPGMFAVLSIFVEPIVGYGNGQVTIACDTMTPKHGSFPQTSSSPAIITVDKDVFNSKDQIKVTLTVRQSGTSFQGFFIQARDAADLNGGPVGTFTVIDKNSQLLTCGDVKDSAVSHTSSTGKHTIVVLWNPPVTKPDHIQFLVTIVQKFNIYWVKLHGPVVSQLNAPPLPVQTTTESPPILPITSKLTKPFNVTECGSKKFCLRNPPGCDPELDLLCFFLSFTVQDSSVLFELSGPSNGYISLALSDDKWMGNDDIYLCVVNDQSVQINPAHSIGRSHPILNSQVPIHDVAWSLEDGVIQCSFRRNIRLPEYSERFDLDRQYYIFLAEGRAENGRIHKHHRQPLITHGKVHFGGSPSELRGSRSPLYIKAHGTLMFIAWVTTANIGVIVARFFKPVWPSSTLFGKKVWFQVHRMLMATTVLLTCLAFILPFLYRGAWSNCAGAHPYFGCIILILVILQPIMAIFRPNPQTPRRYIFNWVHWATGTFARTIAVASIFLGMDLPALDLYNPWDTLVMVGFIVWHVVTELILEAHKYIITCKAQKREEDKMEIMDSSELIDPQGHRFKVMVLTIYICGNLTFLVTLLVAISLV, encoded by the exons ATGGGACTATATATTCCTGGTATGTTTGCTGTACTTAGCATCTTTGTGGAACCCATAGTTGGCTATGGAAATGGTCAGGTAACCATTGCTTGTGACACCATGACTCCAAAGCATGGCAGCTTTCCTCAGACGTCATCCAGCCCTGCCATTATCACAGTGGACAAAGATGTGTTCAACTCAAAGGATCAGATAAAAG TTACACTCACTGTGAGACAGTCTGGAACTTCATTCCAAGGATTTTTTATACAAGCACGAGATGCTGCTGACCTGAATGGTGGGCCTGTTGGAACCTTTACTGTTATTGATAAGAACTCCCAGCTCCTGACATGTGGAGATGTAAAA GACTCTGCAGTCAGTCACACAAGTTCAACAGGAAAACACACAATTGTGGTGCTGTGGAATCCACCCGTAACAAAACCAGATCACATCCAATTCCT CGTCACGATCGTTCAGAAATTCAACATTTACTGGGTGAAATTACATGGTCCAGTAGTTTCTCAACTAAATGCCCCTCCTCTTCCAGTACAGACGACAACAGAATCTCCACCAATCCTGCCAATTACCTCCAAGCTGACTAAACCA TTCAATGTGACGGAATGTGGCAGTAAAAAATTCTGCTTGCGGAATCCCCCTGGATGTGACCCTGAGCTGGACCTACTGTGCTTCTTCCTCTCCTTCACAGTGCAAGACTCTTCAGTACTGTTTGAGTTAAGTGGACCTTCGAATGGCTACATCTCTCTTGCCCTGTCAGATGACAAATGGATG GGTAATGATGACATCTATTTATGTGTTGTAAATGATCAAAGTGTACAGATCAATCCAGCCCATTCCATTGGTCGTTCACATCCAATATTGAACTCACAG GTTCCTATTCATGATGTGGCATGGAGCTTAGAAGATGGGGTGATTCAGTGTTCATTCAGAAGAAACATTCGGCTCCCGGAATACAGTGAACGTTTTGACCTGGACAGACAATATTACATTTTCCTAGCAGAAGGGAGAGCTGAGAATG GAAGAATTCATAAACATCACCGCCAACCGTTGATCACACATGGGAAGGTTCATTTTGGTGGATCACCCAGTGAACTCAGGGGCTCTCGGTCTCCCCTGTATATTAAGGCTCATG GAACATTAATGTTTATTGCTTGGGTGACTACAGCCAACATTGGTGTCATTGTGGCACGATTCTTTAAACCTGTCTGGCCATCTAGTACACTGTTTGGCAAAAAGGTCTGGTTTCAG GTGCACAGAATGCTGATGGCAACCACAGTGCTGCTAACATGCCTTGCCTTTATTCTTCCTTTTCTTTACAGGGGAGCCTGGAGCAAC TGTGCAGGTGCCCATCCATACTTTGGCTGTATAATCCTTATATTGGTAATTCTTCAGCCAATTATGGCCATCTTCAGACCCAATCCACAAACACCTAG ACGGTATATTTTTAATTGGGTACATTGGGCTACAGGCACTTTTGCTAGAACAATAGCAG TTGCATCAATCTTTCTTGGAATGGATCTGCCAGCCTTGGACCTCTATAACCCATGGGATACGTTAGTCATGGTTGGATTTATAGTTTGGCATGTTGTAACAGAACTAATTCTAGAAGCACATAAGTACATAATCACTTGTAAAG